In Streptomyces chartreusis NRRL 3882, the following are encoded in one genomic region:
- a CDS encoding deoxyguanosinetriphosphate triphosphohydrolase gives MAGTSQTPPAYDPTSVDRWAPEPDKRPGRTAFQRDRARVLHSAALRRLAGKTQVVTPGTMGPAWDASPRTRLTHSLECAQVGRELGAALGCDPDLVEAACLSHDLGHPPFGHNGEQALNEFAADCGGFEGNAQSLRLLTRIEPKRFTPEGSVGLNLTRAALDAATKYPWPRGAHPTDPASRKFGVYEDDRPVFDWVRKDAPGTRICFEAQVMDWSDDVAYSVHDVEDGLHAGHIDPNCLHAEPERQDVFQVARDRYVPADTDPAELAEALDRLLAQEWWPHGYDGTAVAQARLKDATSQLIGRFCLAAETATRTAYGTGRLTRYAAELVVPRGTRMECAVLKAVADLYVMQRAEQERLRADQRVVVAELAEALTARAPDGLDPQFRALFDRAPDDRARKRVIVDQIASLTDTSARSLHARLTGHA, from the coding sequence ATGGCAGGCACCTCACAAACCCCCCCGGCCTACGACCCGACGTCGGTCGACCGCTGGGCCCCGGAACCAGACAAGCGCCCCGGCCGCACCGCCTTCCAGCGCGACCGGGCCCGAGTCCTGCACAGCGCCGCCCTGAGAAGACTCGCCGGCAAAACCCAAGTGGTGACGCCCGGCACCATGGGCCCGGCCTGGGACGCCAGCCCCCGCACCCGCCTCACCCACTCCCTCGAATGCGCCCAGGTCGGCCGCGAGCTGGGCGCGGCCCTCGGCTGTGACCCGGACCTCGTGGAAGCCGCCTGCCTCTCCCACGACCTCGGCCACCCCCCCTTCGGCCACAACGGCGAACAGGCCCTCAACGAGTTCGCGGCGGACTGCGGCGGCTTCGAGGGCAACGCCCAGTCCCTCAGGCTCCTCACCCGCATCGAGCCCAAACGGTTCACCCCCGAAGGCTCCGTCGGCCTCAACCTCACCCGCGCCGCCCTCGACGCCGCCACCAAGTACCCCTGGCCCCGTGGCGCCCACCCCACCGACCCGGCGTCCCGCAAGTTCGGTGTCTACGAGGACGACCGCCCGGTCTTCGACTGGGTCCGCAAGGACGCCCCCGGCACCCGCATCTGCTTCGAGGCGCAGGTCATGGACTGGTCCGACGACGTGGCCTACTCGGTGCACGACGTGGAGGACGGCCTGCACGCCGGCCACATCGACCCGAACTGCCTGCACGCGGAACCCGAACGGCAGGACGTCTTCCAGGTCGCCCGGGACCGGTACGTACCGGCGGACACCGACCCCGCCGAACTCGCCGAGGCCCTGGACCGGCTCCTCGCCCAGGAGTGGTGGCCGCACGGCTACGACGGCACCGCCGTCGCCCAGGCCCGGCTGAAGGATGCCACCAGCCAGCTCATCGGCCGCTTCTGCCTGGCCGCCGAGACCGCGACCCGCACCGCGTACGGCACCGGACGGCTCACCCGGTACGCCGCCGAACTCGTCGTCCCGCGCGGGACCCGGATGGAGTGCGCCGTCCTCAAGGCCGTCGCCGACCTCTACGTCATGCAGCGCGCCGAGCAGGAACGCCTGCGCGCCGACCAGCGCGTCGTCGTCGCCGAACTGGCCGAGGCGCTCACCGCCCGCGCCCCGGACGGCCTGGACCCGCAGTTCCGCGCGCTGTTCGACCGGGCGCCGGACGACCGGGCC